TATGCACCATTCATGCCTGTAGAGAAGTTACAATATATCTTTGCTCTCTTTGCCATCTTTCCATTCAATCCCTTTCGTCTATAAAGATAATGAGCAGATATCTTATAATAGAATCTCCCGAGTGTTCCAGAGAGCGTTCCATCTCTGTTTTCCTTCCACTGTATCTTTCTCTCATTATCGTTTATGACTACTATTAAGTATATCTTCCCTGCCTGCATCCCCCTTATATCTACCTCGCTTGGATTAGGGATACCTTTCATTGGTCCAAACTGTGTATGTGAATGAAAGTCTCCGAGTACCTGTAGCCTTTCGAATTTCTTGAGTATCTCTTCTATTTTTTTATGTCTCCTGCGCTGAAAGACAACACCCTTCGGTTTTCTCTTCGCTGTCTGGTATGTGAAGGCATGTTCTATTATAAACCTGTCCTCAAGCCGATAACCAAGAAGTATGCCAAGACATTCTTTTTTATATACCTCTGCTGAGCTGAGAACCAGATCCATAAAAGCGCTTTCTGAAATATACACCTTCATCTTCTATAAAAATAGTATAAATATAACTCTTATAATTTATATTCCGGCACCTTCACAGAGAGCACAGGACATGGAGCACTTCTAACTACCTTCTCAGCAGTACTACCAAAGATAATACGTTCAATACCTCTGCGTCCATACGTCCCGATAACGATTAGATCAATTTTTTCGTCAGAGGCTGCCTTTATTATCTCCTCTGCAGGCAGACCTCTAACCAGGATCGTTTTTATATCCTTGATTTCCTTTAGAGCTTCTCTGCAATACCTTTCCAGATCCTTTGCAGCATTTTCTTCCATTTCCTTGTATATCTGATCAAGCTGCATGTGAGGCACATGCCACCCGGCAGTCGCAGATATATCATGTATCACATGCATGAGATAAAGTTTTGCACCATATTCTTTAGATAGTGATGCTGCGTACTTCAGTGCGTTATTTGAACCTTCTGAAAAATCTGTTGGTAAAAGTATTCTTTCGATCTTCATAAAGCCTCCTCTAATATTCACCTCTGAGGTATTCTGCTGATTCTTCTGGAGGTGTATATATCACAAAAAAACCTGAGCTCAACTCAAATCCTGTTACCATTTTCAGTTTCGGAATAATCTCGATATGCCAGTGAAAATCATCCATGAGGGTAAACCAGTGCCCTTTCCGTGGCATTCGATTTGGTGCTGTATGCAGAGAATAATTGTATGATGGATTATTGAGAACTGATTTTATCCTATTAAGAATATCAGTCAGTATAGATGCAAGTGATGCAATCTCTGAGTCATCAACATCCTGAAATGCACAATTGTGTCTCTTGGGAAGCAGCCATGTCTCAAAAGGAAATATCTGGGCAAAAGGACAGAACGCGATAAAATCCTTATTCTCTACCACAACCCTCAGCCCTGTTTTCTGTTCCTCTTTTATTATATCGCAGAATATACATCGCTCCTTTATGGAGAAATAATTCTTTGCCCCATCAAGCTCTTCTTTTATCCTTTTTGGTGTTACTGGTGTAGCAATAAGCTGTGAGTGGGGATGTTCCATGGTAGCACCTGATGCCTCCCCATAGCTTTTAAAAATCAGCACATATCTAAGTCTGGAGTCCTTTTCAAGATCAATGATCCTCTCCCCGTAGGTAGTAAGCACCTTTTCCATCTGGCTTGCTCCTATATCCTCAGGCCACCTCGTGTGTTCAGGAGATTCTATTATTATCTCATTCGCACCTATACCATTCATCTTATCGTACATTCCTACACCCTGTCTGTTAATGTTACCTTCTATTCTCAGGATGGGAATCCTGTTCGGAATAACTCTCGTAAGCCATTTCCCTGTTTCTTTATCTTTAACAGTCATTATCTCCTTTGTTGTTTTATTCTCCGCTCCTGGGCAGAATGTACAGCTTTTATCTTTAGGGATGAAGGGGTCAAGATCATAATCAGATAGTTTTTTCGTATCATCTTTGGCTGTGATGGTCCACCTTCCGAGAAGTGGGTCTTTTCTCAGTTCAAACATCTGCTCCTCTGTTTTTCTCGTAGATTATTCTTAGTCCCTCTAATGTAAGAGATGGCTTTACAATCTTTATATATCTTGAAAGTGGCACTATCAGCTCTGCAAATCCTCCTGTAGCAATTATGTGAGGAAGGTTTTCTCCCCATCGATTTGATAGTTCAAATTTTATTTCCTCAATAATTCTATCTACAGCACCAACATGTCCGAGCAGTATCCCTGATTGCATGCTTTTGACTGTTGTATCACCTATAATCATATCTGGTTTTTCTAATGATACTCGGGTTAGCCTCGATGCCTTGTTCCAGAGTGCCTCGGCAGAGATAGTCAAGCCTGGCATTATTACACCACCAATGTATTCTGCATTCTGAGAAATAACACAAAAAGTAGTTGCAGTTCCAAAATCTACAATTATCGCTGGACCGCCATAAAGTGTATATACTGCTACAGCGTTAACTATCCTATCCGCACCAACCTCATCGGGATTCTTATAGCATATATTAAGCCCTGTATTGATACTACTTGATACGATAAGAGGTTTTACCCCATAATATTTTTTTAGTGTGTTTTCTATAACCGGTGTAAGTGGTGGCACCACAGATGATACAATCGCATCATGAATATCTTCTTTCTTTATTTCTTTAATGGAAAGCAACTCTGTCATCAAAATCCCATATTCATCCGAAGTAATATGCATCTTTGTAGATAGTCTCCAGCTTGCCTTAAGCAAATCCCCCTTAAAGACGCCTACCACGATATTTGTATTACCTATGTCAACCGCCAGTAACATAACTATTTTATTACCGTTACATCCCCGGAACTCGCAAGTTCAAATGAGCCATCAGGAAATCCTATAATCAGTCTTCCATCCTCATCGATACCTTCGGCTTTTCCCTCTATTACCTTCTTTGGTGTAGAGAGCCTTATCCTTTTTCCAAGTATGGATGAAAGATTTATCCATTCATTTAAGACTGGATGGATACCATCCTTTTTATACACCCTATACCAGTATCCAATTCCCTTTAAAAGGGGTATAAGAATGTCTATCCTTTTTACCTCGTGTCCCAATTCTCTCTTAATTGATGTTGCCGTTTTCTGAAGGCCGTCTGGAAGGATTGATATATCCATATTGACATTGATTCCTATACCGATGACTACATAGTTGACCCTGTCCATCTCAGAATCCATTTCTATTAGTATACCCCCTAATTTTCTGTCTCTTACAAGGATATCGTTTGGCCACCTTATCGTTACAGGAAGTGAAAGTGTCTTCCTTAATACGGATGCAACTGCTACAGCTACCAACATAGTTATTCTGGTTGCCTTTGCAGGAACCAACTCTGGCTTCAGTATAATAGAGATATAAAAGTTTACCCCAGGTGGTGAGACCCATACTCTACCGAGCCTGCCTCTTCCTTTACTCTGGTTTTCCGCCATTATCACGGTTCCTTCATCATATCCCTTCTCTGCAAGTTCTCTTGCCTTTGTATTCGTTGAATCAACCTCATCAAACAAAAACACATACTTTCCTATCAACTCACTCTTCAGAGCAGATTCTATCTCATTGGATAAAAGAATATCGGGTACATGCATAAGTCTATATCCTTGCTAATTACTCCTGAATTTCTCGGCGATGGCCCTTTGAAATCTCGGTCTATATATGAGTTCAAATAATTCTTCTTTGCCGGGGAAGAGGCGTGAAGCTACCCCTTTAACACCCTCAACAAGCTGACTTGCCTCAAGCATGGTTACATTGGTCTGCATGATGACACTCATAGTAAGATCGACAACAAACCTCAATTCTCTTATTTTCCTATTTTCTTCCCTGATATCTTCTTCCCTTCCCATCTGCATACCCCATAGAGAACACATGTGCCACATTTTGGATTCTTAGCCGTGCATACCTTTCTACCAAAAAGTATCATGGCGAGTGTGAAAGTAGTCCACTTTTCTTGTGGTATTTGCCTTGTGAGATTCTCTTCAACCTTATCTGGATCAGAGGAGGTTGCCAATCCAAGTCGATTAGAAACCCTCAGGACATGGGTATCAACCGCTATCGCCTGTCCCTTAAATGCATTACCAATCAGTATATTGGCAGTTTTTCTGCCAACTCCTGGAAGTGTTATCAGTTTAGAGATATCCTGTGGTACCTTTCCACCGAATTCCTCGATTATCTTTTTTGCCCCTTTAATGATATATGCTGCCTTGTTTTTATAGAAAGTTATCTCTTTTATGTCGTTCTCTAAATCTTTTATATCTACCATTGCATAGTCTTTTACGCTTTTATATTTTTTGAAAAGCCTGCTGCTAATCTGATTTACCTTTAAATCTGTGCACTGTGCAGCAAGGATAGTAGCTATAAGTAACTCTAATGGATTGTTAAAACTTAAGGCAAGTTTTGGCTCTGGGTATATCTTCTCAAGAAGATTTAATATCTCGCCAACCCGCTCCTTCATCTCTATTTCTGTCTTCTGTCTTCTCTGTGATCTGTTTACTATCTACTGTCTACTGTTTTTTAAGTATTTCTACGTCCACCTTTCCTTTAAGCATATCTTTAAACCTCTGTGCATCTGACTCAGAACCTACTATGGCTCCATAGTGCATTGGAATTGTAAGTTTTGGTTTTATATCAAGTGCTGCCTTGACTGCCTCTTCTGCAGTCATAACATATGTACCGGATACTGGAAGTAGTGCAATGTCTACCTTGAAGTTTTTCATCTCCGGGATATAATCTGTATCACCCGCTATATAAATCCTCTGTCCTTGCACTATAAAGATGAACCCTACCCATCCATTAGCTTTTGGATGAAATGGTTTATTGATATTGTATGAAGGGACTGCTTCGATCTCTACCCCACTAACATTAATCCTGTCTCCAGGTTTAACAGTCTTTATGTTTCCTCTGAGTTTTCTAGCACAGTCCGCAGTGGTAACAATTGTCGTGTTTGGTCCCTGAATCTTTTTTACATCCTCTGGTGAGCAGTGGTCGTAGTGCTCATGTGTAATAAGGATTATATCTGCAGTATCAGACTTCTTAATCTGAAATGGGTCTGTGTATATTGTCTTTTCATCAACAATCTTAAATGTATCATGTCCTAACCATGTAATATTTTTAAGCATCTTTCGCACCTCCTTCGTCTTTTGCTTTTGAAGCTCAGCTAACTGTAGTGAGCTTCGAAATGTAAGGAATTGTTTTGTTTCATATTCGCTCGCTAACGCTCGCTGTGCATTTTCAATCCCTGAAACAGAAGTGGATATAACAATGCTGACTATAAGAAACACGAATAGAAGAATACCACCATCTAATATCCCAAAAATCTTTCGATTTTTGGGAGCCCCTTCTTTAGCTCGATGCATATACAAAACACCTCCCTATACCGTTATCTATTGAACAGCCTTAATATAGCATAGATTAAATAGGATTGACAATGACCTTTTTAAAAGGCTATATTATCCAAAATTTTCAGAGGAGGGGTAGCCATGGGTAAAATCAGGAGGGCACTTATAAGTGTTTCAGATAAAAGGGAAATCTCTTCTTTTGCGAGGAGACTGGCTGATTTTAATGTAGAGATAATATCAACAGGTGGCACGGCAAGGACATTGATAGAATCAGGGCTTACCATCACGGAAATATCTGATTTTACAGGGTTTCCTGAAATGCTGGATGGGAGGGTAAAAACCCTTCACCCAAAGGTTCATGGTGGATTGCTTGGTATAAGGGACAATCCTGAACACAGAAGACAGATGAATGAATACGGAATAAAGCCCATTGATATGGTGGTTGTAAATCTTTATCCATTTGAAAAGACAATAAATAAATCGGATTGCACCCTTGAAGAGGCGATCGAAAATATAGATATAGGTGGACCTGCTATGCTCCGTTCTGCGGCTAAAAACTTCAAGGAGGTGGTAGTAATAACTGACCCTGATGACTATCAATTGGTAGCTGATGAAATGGAGAGACTCGATGGCGATGTTAGTGCAGAGACCAGATATATCTTAGCAATGAAGGTGTTTCAGCATACCTCAAGATACGACAGTATTATCTCGAGATACTTAGAATCGAGGGTATGGAGCCGAGAGTCGAAATTCCCGCAGATACTAACCCTTCAATTCGAGAAGGAGCAGGATCTCCGGTATGGAGAAAACCCTCACCAGAGGGCAGCCTTTTACAGGGAATTCAATGTCAAGGAGCCATGCGTAGCAACAGCAAGACAACTGCAGGGGAAAGAGCTTTCATTTAATAATATACTGGATGCGAACTCGGCACTTGAACTCGTGAAGGAGTTTGCTGAGACATCCGCGGTCATAATAAAACATAACAATCCCTGCGGTGTAGCAAGGGCAGAAAGGCTCGTTGAGGCATACAGGATGGCAAGAGAGGTTGACCCTGTATCTGCATTTGGTGGTGTAATAGCCTTTAACCATATAGTAGACGCTGAAACCGCAAAGGAGATAACCTCAACTTTCGTAGAGGTGGTCATTGCTCCGGGTTTTACGGAGGAGTCGATAGAGATATTTAAGTCAAAGAAGGATATACGGCTTCTTGACATTGGTGCTGAGATAAAGGGCGAATCTCAAGGGGTGGACATGAAAAAAGTGGTTGGAGGTCTGATATATCAGGACAGAGATCTTGGTAAGATTGAAGATATAAAGGCACTTCGGGTTGTAACAAGGCGCACACCAACAGATAGCGAGTACAGGGCGATGGAACTTGCATGGAAGGTATGCAAGCATGTAAAATCGAATGCGATTGTATATTCAAATCCAGATGTTGTAGTAGGTATAGGCGCAGGACAGATGTCGAGGGTGGATTCTGCAAAGATAGGCATAATGAAGGCGCGCTTCCCTGTAAAGGGTACGGTTATCGCATCTGATGCATTCTTCCCGTTCAGAGACTCTATAGACGCAGCATCAGAGGCAGGGGTAACTGCAATCATCCAGCCCGGTGGTTCGCTCAGGGATGAAGAAGTTATTCATGCGGCTGACGAGCATGGAATGGCAATGGTATTTACAGGAATGAGACACTTCAGACACTAACTTAGAGGGTCAAGGGGTAAGAGTTGAATTTGGTAGACAACGAGGTTTATCCTCGTTGAATCAGAGAGAATCAACGGACATAAAGTCCGTTGTCTACCGAATAGGATTTGATAATTTCAAAAAATTATGAAGGTTCTTGTAATAGGCAGTGGTGGAAGAGAGCATGCCCTTGTCTGGAAGTTAGCACAGAGCACAAAGGTGCGTAAGATATTCTGCGCCCCTGGCAATGCAGGGATATCTACGATAGCCGAATGTATAAATATCAAGCCTGATAATATAGAAGACCTTCTCACATTCGCAAAATATGAGGCGGTTGACCTCACCGTTATTGGTCCTGAACTTCCACTTACGCTCGGTATAGTTGATGCATTTGAAAAAGAGAGGTTAAGAATCTTTGGCCCTAACAGGAGGGCATCACAGATAGAAGGAAGTAAGGCGTTTGCAAAGGAATTGATGCGGAGATATGGCGTTCCAACCGCCGAGTTCAGGGTATTCTCATCCATCCGTGAGGCAGAGGAATACATAAGGTTAAAGGGCGCACCTATAGTTGTCAAGGCAGACGGACTTGCAGCAGGAAAGGGCGTCATTGTTGCAAATACTGTGGATGATGCGATTAATACCCTCAGACTGATAATGAAAGAGCGGGTATTCGGTGAGGCAGGCAACAGGGTTGTTATTGAAGAGCATCTTCAGGGCGAAGAGGCATCATTTATGGTATTTACAGACGGGAAGACGATACTTCCCATGGCGTCTTCCCAGGACCACAAGAGGTTGTATGACAATGATGAAGGTCCGAATACAGGTGGAATGGGTGCATATTCACCTGCCCCTGTAGTCACAAGGAGATTGGAAAAGAAGATAATGAATAATATTATGGCTCCTGTAATCAGGGGGTTAAGGTCTGAAGGGATAAATTATAAAGGTGTTTTATATGCAGGATTGATGATTTCAGATGGAGAACCAATAGTTCTTGAGTTCAATGCACGATTTGGAGACCCTGAGATACAGCCCGTAATAGTCAAGATGAAGAGTGATATTGTTCCTGTGCTTGAGAGTGTTGTTGAAGAGAGACTCTCTGAGGTAGATATAGAGTGGGATACGAGGGCCGCTGTATGTGTTGTAATGGCATCTGAAGGCTATCCGGGTAAATACAGAAAGGGTGATATAATCGAAGGGCTAAGTGAATCTATAAAACTGGATAATGTTATTGTCTTTCATGCAGGCACAGAGATTAAAGATGGGGAATTTGTTACTGCAGGAGGAAGGGTCTTAGGAGTTACCTCACTTGGCATGGGAATAAAGACAGCAATAGAGAATACATATAAAGCTGTAAGTAAAATAAAATGGGAAGGGGTTCATTACAGGAAGGATATAGGGAGAAAAGGATTAAGGATTAAGGATTAAGGGGTAAGGGTTGAGTTAATGATTGATCTGCATACACATTCAATATTCAGTGATGGAGAACTTCTTCCCTCCGAGCTTGTAAGAAGGGCAGTTGTAATAGGATACACAGCCATAGCCATTACAGATCATGTTGATAGCTCTAATATCGATTTTGTAGTACCCCGTATAGTCAGGGTATGTGAGGAATTAAACAGATTCTGGGAAATAATCGCAATACCAGGCGCAGAAATCACACATGTGCCTCCAGAGACAATACCATCCATGGTAAAGATGGCAAGAGAACTCGGTGCAAAGATTGTGGTTGTTCATGGTGAAAGCCCTATTGAACCAGTTATTACTGGAACGAACATGGCAGCGATAGAGGCTGGTGCTGATATACTCGCTCACCCTGGATTCATAACAGATGAAGAGATTGCTCTGGCTCATGAGAGAGGGATTCATTTAGAACTCACATCAAGGAGAGGACACTGTATTTCAAACGGCTTCATCGTCACAAAGGCAATGCTCTTCGGGACTAAGTTGGTAATCAATACCGATGCTCACTCACCTGCAGACCTTATATCAGATATAGATGCAGAGAGGATACTTCTATCTGCTGGTTTACCAAAAGAAAGGATTATTGAAGTATTCAACAATTCTAAGAAGATAGTGGAGGAAAAATCTGGCAAGATTTAGAAAAAAGGTAAAAAAGAAAATAGTACCAGAAGAGCCAAAAAGCATATTTACCCCTGTGCTTGTTTTTATACAGGAAAGACGACGGTTCTTTATCATTGCATCTGCATCGATCTTTATGGTTGTGTTGACCATTGCAGGAAGTATCTATGCAAATATATATATCAACAAAAAGGCTGAGGCATTAATGTATGATGCCTCAGTTGAGTATTATCAGGATACCAAATACAATAAGGCACTGGAGTTGTATAATCAGGTTGTTACAAAATATCCAAGAACAAAGAGTGCCCCTTTAGCACAATTCGGGGTAGGAAATTCATACTACAAGATGGGTGATT
This region of Nitrospirota bacterium genomic DNA includes:
- a CDS encoding Mov34/MPN/PAD-1 family protein, translating into MYISESAFMDLVLSSAEVYKKECLGILLGYRLEDRFIIEHAFTYQTAKRKPKGVVFQRRRHKKIEEILKKFERLQVLGDFHSHTQFGPMKGIPNPSEVDIRGMQAGKIYLIVVINDNERKIQWKENRDGTLSGTLGRFYYKISAHYLYRRKGLNGKMAKRAKIYCNFSTGMNGA
- a CDS encoding universal stress protein encodes the protein MKIERILLPTDFSEGSNNALKYAASLSKEYGAKLYLMHVIHDISATAGWHVPHMQLDQIYKEMEENAAKDLERYCREALKEIKDIKTILVRGLPAEEIIKAASDEKIDLIVIGTYGRRGIERIIFGSTAEKVVRSAPCPVLSVKVPEYKL
- the galT gene encoding galactose-1-phosphate uridylyltransferase, which encodes MFELRKDPLLGRWTITAKDDTKKLSDYDLDPFIPKDKSCTFCPGAENKTTKEIMTVKDKETGKWLTRVIPNRIPILRIEGNINRQGVGMYDKMNGIGANEIIIESPEHTRWPEDIGASQMEKVLTTYGERIIDLEKDSRLRYVLIFKSYGEASGATMEHPHSQLIATPVTPKRIKEELDGAKNYFSIKERCIFCDIIKEEQKTGLRVVVENKDFIAFCPFAQIFPFETWLLPKRHNCAFQDVDDSEIASLASILTDILNRIKSVLNNPSYNYSLHTAPNRMPRKGHWFTLMDDFHWHIEIIPKLKMVTGFELSSGFFVIYTPPEESAEYLRGEY
- a CDS encoding type III pantothenate kinase, producing the protein MLLAVDIGNTNIVVGVFKGDLLKASWRLSTKMHITSDEYGILMTELLSIKEIKKEDIHDAIVSSVVPPLTPVIENTLKKYYGVKPLIVSSSINTGLNICYKNPDEVGADRIVNAVAVYTLYGGPAIIVDFGTATTFCVISQNAEYIGGVIMPGLTISAEALWNKASRLTRVSLEKPDMIIGDTTVKSMQSGILLGHVGAVDRIIEEIKFELSNRWGENLPHIIATGGFAELIVPLSRYIKIVKPSLTLEGLRIIYEKNRGADV
- a CDS encoding biotin--[acetyl-CoA-carboxylase] ligase, whose protein sequence is MHVPDILLSNEIESALKSELIGKYVFLFDEVDSTNTKARELAEKGYDEGTVIMAENQSKGRGRLGRVWVSPPGVNFYISIILKPELVPAKATRITMLVAVAVASVLRKTLSLPVTIRWPNDILVRDRKLGGILIEMDSEMDRVNYVVIGIGINVNMDISILPDGLQKTATSIKRELGHEVKRIDILIPLLKGIGYWYRVYKKDGIHPVLNEWINLSSILGKRIRLSTPKKVIEGKAEGIDEDGRLIIGFPDGSFELASSGDVTVIK
- the nth gene encoding endonuclease III, encoding MKERVGEILNLLEKIYPEPKLALSFNNPLELLIATILAAQCTDLKVNQISSRLFKKYKSVKDYAMVDIKDLENDIKEITFYKNKAAYIIKGAKKIIEEFGGKVPQDISKLITLPGVGRKTANILIGNAFKGQAIAVDTHVLRVSNRLGLATSSDPDKVEENLTRQIPQEKWTTFTLAMILFGRKVCTAKNPKCGTCVLYGVCRWEGKKISGKKIGK
- a CDS encoding MBL fold metallo-hydrolase; amino-acid sequence: MHRAKEGAPKNRKIFGILDGGILLFVFLIVSIVISTSVSGIENAQRALASEYETKQFLTFRSSLQLAELQKQKTKEVRKMLKNITWLGHDTFKIVDEKTIYTDPFQIKKSDTADIILITHEHYDHCSPEDVKKIQGPNTTIVTTADCARKLRGNIKTVKPGDRINVSGVEIEAVPSYNINKPFHPKANGWVGFIFIVQGQRIYIAGDTDYIPEMKNFKVDIALLPVSGTYVMTAEEAVKAALDIKPKLTIPMHYGAIVGSESDAQRFKDMLKGKVDVEILKKQ
- the purH gene encoding bifunctional phosphoribosylaminoimidazolecarboxamide formyltransferase/IMP cyclohydrolase, whose protein sequence is MGKIRRALISVSDKREISSFARRLADFNVEIISTGGTARTLIESGLTITEISDFTGFPEMLDGRVKTLHPKVHGGLLGIRDNPEHRRQMNEYGIKPIDMVVVNLYPFEKTINKSDCTLEEAIENIDIGGPAMLRSAAKNFKEVVVITDPDDYQLVADEMERLDGDVSAETRYILAMKVFQHTSRYDSIISRYLESRVWSRESKFPQILTLQFEKEQDLRYGENPHQRAAFYREFNVKEPCVATARQLQGKELSFNNILDANSALELVKEFAETSAVIIKHNNPCGVARAERLVEAYRMAREVDPVSAFGGVIAFNHIVDAETAKEITSTFVEVVIAPGFTEESIEIFKSKKDIRLLDIGAEIKGESQGVDMKKVVGGLIYQDRDLGKIEDIKALRVVTRRTPTDSEYRAMELAWKVCKHVKSNAIVYSNPDVVVGIGAGQMSRVDSAKIGIMKARFPVKGTVIASDAFFPFRDSIDAASEAGVTAIIQPGGSLRDEEVIHAADEHGMAMVFTGMRHFRH
- the purD gene encoding phosphoribosylamine--glycine ligase, with the protein product MKVLVIGSGGREHALVWKLAQSTKVRKIFCAPGNAGISTIAECINIKPDNIEDLLTFAKYEAVDLTVIGPELPLTLGIVDAFEKERLRIFGPNRRASQIEGSKAFAKELMRRYGVPTAEFRVFSSIREAEEYIRLKGAPIVVKADGLAAGKGVIVANTVDDAINTLRLIMKERVFGEAGNRVVIEEHLQGEEASFMVFTDGKTILPMASSQDHKRLYDNDEGPNTGGMGAYSPAPVVTRRLEKKIMNNIMAPVIRGLRSEGINYKGVLYAGLMISDGEPIVLEFNARFGDPEIQPVIVKMKSDIVPVLESVVEERLSEVDIEWDTRAAVCVVMASEGYPGKYRKGDIIEGLSESIKLDNVIVFHAGTEIKDGEFVTAGGRVLGVTSLGMGIKTAIENTYKAVSKIKWEGVHYRKDIGRKGLRIKD
- a CDS encoding histidinol phosphate phosphatase domain-containing protein is translated as MIDLHTHSIFSDGELLPSELVRRAVVIGYTAIAITDHVDSSNIDFVVPRIVRVCEELNRFWEIIAIPGAEITHVPPETIPSMVKMARELGAKIVVVHGESPIEPVITGTNMAAIEAGADILAHPGFITDEEIALAHERGIHLELTSRRGHCISNGFIVTKAMLFGTKLVINTDAHSPADLISDIDAERILLSAGLPKERIIEVFNNSKKIVEEKSGKI